From the genome of Cedecea lapagei, one region includes:
- a CDS encoding phage baseplate protein encodes MDIFGAYFQPRTTLSGFLVPDVVVSEAHTDTLNIASHPVEFGPNISDHAWVMPGGLTIDCFFKAGGSLVDFANTTALGSWLNAGPGPAQIYQQLLDLQTKAEPFRVITRRRSYDNMLIKTLTVTTAAKSENILGCKLLLEEVLMTATEARAAAPKTEMDDGVTTASVGNKGEKVVTTPMGSAKITPLQPKTK; translated from the coding sequence ATGGATATTTTTGGCGCTTACTTTCAGCCGCGTACTACCCTCTCAGGTTTTCTGGTGCCAGATGTGGTGGTCAGCGAAGCCCATACGGATACGCTTAACATCGCCTCTCATCCCGTCGAGTTTGGCCCGAATATCAGCGATCATGCGTGGGTGATGCCCGGTGGCTTAACGATTGACTGTTTTTTTAAAGCAGGCGGTTCTTTGGTTGATTTTGCCAATACGACCGCGCTTGGCTCCTGGCTAAACGCAGGCCCTGGTCCGGCACAAATCTACCAGCAGCTGCTCGATCTGCAGACAAAAGCAGAACCCTTCAGGGTTATCACCCGTCGCCGCTCCTACGACAATATGCTGATCAAAACGCTCACGGTAACGACCGCTGCCAAATCGGAAAACATTCTTGGCTGCAAACTGTTGCTGGAGGAAGTGTTAATGACCGCCACGGAAGCGCGTGCTGCAGCCCCTAAAACCGAGATGGATGATGGGGTAACGACCGCTTCCGTTGGAAACAAGGGTGAAAAAGTGGTTACCACCCCCATGGGCTCGGCCAAAATTACGCCGCTCCAGCCAAAAACAAAATGA
- a CDS encoding phage baseplate plug family protein, which yields MSIAEIPLSADNQIFTIQLGGQTLRMRLLYRDAAGWILDILDADNQPIVNGIPLVTGADLLAPYAWLGFSGGLWVGCDDEAQDYPSKTDPGNGSHLYFVTAD from the coding sequence ATGTCCATTGCAGAAATTCCTCTCAGCGCGGATAACCAGATATTTACGATTCAGCTCGGCGGGCAGACCCTACGTATGCGGCTGCTTTATCGGGATGCTGCGGGCTGGATCCTGGATATTCTTGATGCGGACAATCAGCCCATCGTGAACGGGATCCCGCTGGTGACCGGGGCTGATTTATTGGCTCCTTACGCCTGGCTTGGCTTTAGTGGAGGGTTATGGGTTGGCTGTGACGATGAGGCCCAGGATTACCCGAGCAAAACCGACCCTGGAAACGGCAGCCATCTTTACTTTGTGACGGCAGATTAA
- a CDS encoding Gp138 family membrane-puncturing spike protein, which translates to MALTTSALSGELADTLAASRAALSNDLRVALPGIIQSFDPVSVTCEVAPAIRGARTGRDGEVISVAYPLLVDVPVVFPHGGGCSLTFPLKKGDECLVIFADRAIDFWWQSGGIQEPVDPRQHSLSDAFVLPGPQSQVKKISGISATAVQLRSEDGKAFVELDPVSHDISLVTPGKLTATAAAIDLTGEVNIKGNVTVSGDVAASGISLTRHQHGGVQSGGSNTGGPV; encoded by the coding sequence ATGGCTCTGACGACTTCGGCGCTCAGCGGTGAGCTGGCCGATACTCTCGCGGCCAGCCGGGCCGCATTAAGTAACGATCTACGGGTCGCGTTACCCGGCATTATTCAGTCTTTCGATCCTGTTTCTGTCACCTGTGAGGTTGCCCCCGCTATCCGAGGCGCCAGGACTGGCAGAGACGGAGAGGTCATCTCGGTAGCCTACCCGCTGCTGGTGGATGTGCCGGTTGTTTTCCCGCATGGCGGAGGCTGTTCGCTGACGTTTCCTCTTAAAAAGGGAGACGAATGTCTGGTCATTTTTGCCGATCGCGCTATCGACTTTTGGTGGCAGAGCGGAGGTATTCAGGAGCCGGTCGATCCCCGTCAGCACTCGCTTTCCGATGCTTTTGTGCTGCCCGGCCCGCAGTCGCAGGTAAAAAAAATCAGCGGTATCAGCGCAACAGCGGTTCAACTGCGCAGCGAAGACGGTAAAGCCTTCGTCGAACTGGATCCCGTCAGCCACGACATTTCGCTCGTGACGCCCGGTAAGCTGACCGCGACCGCAGCTGCTATCGATCTTACCGGCGAGGTGAATATCAAAGGCAACGTGACCGTGAGCGGTGATGTTGCGGCCAGCGGTATAAGCCTGACCAGGCACCAACACGGCGGCGTGCAGTCCGGCGGTTCAAATACGGGAGGTCCTGTATGA
- a CDS encoding baseplate J/gp47 family protein: protein MALNTETLGLSATVTAQGITAPDYQSLLGVLMDSFRQIYGADAYLEPDSKDGQLISLVALAIHDANNTAVAVYNSFSPATAMGRALSSNVKINGIVRRAATYSTVDLLLTGVPGTTISNGSVRDNNGGVWLLPDTVSIGVEGTVIATATCSSSGVMIAPAGTVTVMGTPTRGWTAVINPQAATPGVAAETDAELRIRQSQSVALPALTPFEAVEGAIANVAGVTRHKLYENDTGAVNVNGLPPHSIAAIVDGGDVTEIAQTLRGKKGQGVATFGSTSIVVPDLYGNPHTISFSRPGNVPIYVNIVLKVFTGYTSQTGEQMKQAIADYINGLGIGDSVLLSRIYSPANLGVVSGGKARFYDISELMIGKSSSAVAAANVNIGYSEAASCSVENINITVSA from the coding sequence ATGGCCCTCAATACTGAAACGCTGGGGTTATCGGCAACGGTAACTGCCCAGGGGATAACTGCGCCTGATTATCAGAGCCTTCTTGGGGTTTTGATGGATTCGTTCAGGCAAATCTACGGTGCTGACGCGTATCTGGAGCCGGACAGTAAAGATGGCCAGCTCATCTCTCTGGTAGCGCTGGCCATTCATGATGCCAACAATACGGCCGTTGCCGTTTACAACAGCTTCTCGCCGGCGACGGCGATGGGCCGTGCGCTATCGAGCAACGTTAAGATCAACGGTATTGTCAGGCGCGCCGCGACTTACTCGACGGTCGATCTGCTGCTGACTGGCGTTCCCGGTACGACTATAAGCAACGGTTCCGTCAGAGATAATAACGGCGGAGTGTGGTTGCTGCCTGATACGGTATCGATTGGCGTCGAGGGTACGGTAATAGCAACGGCAACCTGCTCCAGCAGCGGCGTGATGATCGCGCCTGCAGGCACTGTGACTGTTATGGGCACGCCAACTCGCGGCTGGACGGCGGTAATAAACCCTCAGGCAGCGACGCCGGGCGTTGCGGCAGAAACGGATGCTGAATTGCGTATCCGACAGTCGCAAAGCGTTGCTTTACCTGCACTTACGCCGTTTGAGGCGGTTGAAGGCGCCATTGCCAACGTTGCAGGCGTGACGCGGCATAAGCTCTACGAAAATGATACCGGGGCTGTAAACGTCAATGGTCTTCCTCCCCATTCAATTGCCGCGATTGTTGACGGCGGTGATGTGACGGAAATTGCCCAGACGCTGCGGGGAAAAAAGGGGCAGGGCGTTGCAACCTTCGGCTCTACATCTATTGTGGTGCCCGATCTGTATGGCAATCCCCATACCATTTCATTCTCACGGCCCGGTAATGTGCCGATTTACGTCAATATCGTACTTAAAGTTTTCACCGGCTACACGTCGCAGACCGGCGAGCAGATGAAGCAGGCGATCGCCGACTACATCAACGGTCTGGGAATAGGGGACAGCGTACTGCTAAGCCGTATTTATTCTCCGGCAAACCTTGGAGTGGTGAGCGGCGGCAAAGCTCGCTTCTACGACATCTCCGAATTAATGATCGGCAAATCATCTTCTGCTGTTGCGGCGGCTAACGTAAACATCGGCTACAGCGAAGCCGCCTCCTGCAGCGTGGAGAACATCAATATTACGGTGAGCGCATGA
- a CDS encoding DUF2612 domain-containing protein, whose translation MSKYTGRITSYHASKPLFFAHVDLSTRPFIDTSTATESLVNAFDIDTAVGVQLDALGQWIGRSRVIGQFTAHGGSTGEPDVYVTLSDETYRVILKAKIAINNWDGQNDSLPSILDAATAGSGLRMQIVDNQDMTISVWAFPVNDISEVSSELIAAIRQGYLTVKASGIWAGDIETPSVEVPSAGNRFFGFDMDNQYIAGFDDGAWERKL comes from the coding sequence ATGAGTAAATATACCGGGCGTATTACCAGCTACCACGCAAGCAAGCCTCTGTTTTTTGCCCATGTCGATCTGAGTACCCGTCCCTTTATTGATACCTCTACCGCCACAGAAAGTTTGGTTAATGCGTTTGATATTGATACCGCGGTTGGGGTGCAGCTTGATGCGTTGGGGCAGTGGATCGGGCGGAGCCGGGTTATCGGCCAGTTTACTGCTCATGGTGGCAGTACAGGAGAGCCGGATGTTTATGTGACGCTCAGCGATGAAACCTACCGCGTTATTCTTAAAGCCAAAATAGCGATCAATAACTGGGATGGTCAAAACGACAGCCTTCCTTCCATTCTGGATGCTGCTACTGCAGGTTCGGGCCTGAGGATGCAGATCGTTGATAATCAAGATATGACGATTTCCGTTTGGGCTTTTCCTGTAAATGATATCTCTGAGGTTTCATCTGAGTTAATTGCCGCTATCAGACAAGGCTATTTGACTGTAAAAGCCTCCGGCATTTGGGCTGGAGATATTGAAACACCGTCTGTTGAGGTGCCTTCAGCTGGTAATAGATTTTTTGGCTTCGACATGGACAACCAATATATCGCCGGCTTTGATGACGGCGCCTGGGAGAGGAAACTCTAA
- a CDS encoding tail fiber assembly protein → MQEFGKFTQYVPEDSDKPKTIGVSNIMYLRDDLGNDWYEIRELFSENTLKIGFDESGRVRTFTTNIDAMVPIDLSVAELEANDENLKIVLGEDWFYRDGKLRQIRDYAAIAASQRDQLMNEAGQRIEWLNAAAEDSDISADEKSELEALRAYRTQLRRLDISLAPNITWPEKPAPSTTL, encoded by the coding sequence ATGCAAGAGTTTGGCAAGTTTACTCAGTATGTACCAGAGGATTCGGATAAACCCAAAACCATTGGTGTCAGCAATATCATGTATCTTCGTGATGATCTCGGAAACGACTGGTACGAAATACGGGAATTATTTTCAGAGAATACTTTAAAAATTGGCTTTGACGAATCAGGGCGGGTTCGGACTTTTACCACAAACATTGATGCGATGGTGCCCATTGATTTGAGCGTTGCGGAGTTAGAGGCAAACGATGAAAACCTCAAAATTGTATTGGGAGAGGATTGGTTTTATCGCGATGGCAAACTCAGACAAATTCGCGATTATGCTGCGATAGCTGCCTCTCAACGAGATCAACTTATGAATGAGGCTGGCCAGCGTATTGAATGGTTAAATGCTGCCGCTGAAGATAGTGATATTTCCGCTGATGAAAAGTCGGAACTAGAAGCCCTCAGAGCTTACCGCACTCAACTGCGTCGCCTGGATATTTCTCTGGCTCCCAATATCACGTGGCCAGAAAAGCCAGCACCATCCACTACGCTTTAA
- a CDS encoding MurR/RpiR family transcriptional regulator: MNCLLRIRSRYAMLAQSDRKLADFLLAEPDRARHLSSQQLAEEAGVSQSSVVKFAQKLGFKGFPAMKLAISEALASGQNPNSVPLHNQILGDDPLRLVGEKLIKENIAAMHATLDINAEEKLLASVSLLRNARRVLLVGIGASGLVAKNFSWKLMKIGVHAVAEQDMHALLATVQAMTPDDVLLAISYSGERREINLAADEALNAGAKILAITGFTPNALQQRASLCLYTIAEEQATRSAAISSTSAQMMLTDLLFMALVQQDLENAPERIRQSEALVKKLV, from the coding sequence ATGAACTGTTTACTGCGCATTCGAAGCCGCTACGCCATGCTGGCCCAAAGTGACCGCAAGCTGGCCGACTTCCTGCTCGCCGAGCCCGATCGTGCACGCCATCTCAGTTCACAGCAGCTGGCAGAAGAGGCCGGGGTCAGCCAGTCCAGCGTCGTAAAGTTCGCGCAGAAACTCGGGTTCAAAGGTTTTCCGGCGATGAAACTGGCCATCAGCGAAGCGCTGGCAAGCGGCCAAAACCCTAACTCAGTGCCGTTACATAACCAAATTTTAGGTGACGATCCGCTGAGACTTGTCGGGGAGAAATTGATCAAAGAGAATATCGCGGCGATGCATGCCACGCTGGATATTAATGCGGAAGAGAAACTGCTGGCGAGCGTGTCGCTGCTGCGCAATGCGCGGCGCGTGCTGCTGGTGGGGATAGGCGCATCTGGCCTGGTTGCGAAGAATTTTTCGTGGAAGCTAATGAAGATTGGCGTTCACGCCGTCGCCGAGCAGGATATGCATGCCCTGTTGGCAACAGTGCAGGCGATGACGCCAGATGACGTGCTGCTCGCAATTTCCTATTCGGGCGAGCGCCGGGAGATAAATCTGGCAGCCGACGAGGCGTTGAATGCCGGGGCGAAAATACTCGCCATTACCGGGTTCACCCCTAACGCTTTGCAGCAGCGCGCCAGCCTGTGCCTCTATACCATCGCAGAAGAACAGGCCACGCGCAGCGCAGCCATCTCCTCCACCAGCGCCCAGATGATGCTGACCGACCTGCTGTTTATGGCGCTGGTTCAGCAGGATCTGGAAAACGCTCCGGAGCGAATCCGCCAGAGCGAGGCTTTGGTGAAGAAGCTGGTTTAG
- the yfhb gene encoding phosphatidylglycerophosphatase C, with the protein MHNPRRVVFFDLDGTLHQQDMFGSFLFYLLRRLPLNVPLVIMLLPLIGGMMLIKGSAARQPMSLLLWGITFGRSEARLQRLQSEFVVWFRQKVRAFPIVQQRLTDYLHSPDADVWLITGSPQPLVEKVYSDTPWLPEVKVIATQIARAYGGWVVTLRCLGHEKVVQLELHIGAPLRLYSGYSDSHQDNPLLYFCEHRWRVTPQGELQQLE; encoded by the coding sequence ATCCACAACCCGCGCCGCGTCGTCTTTTTTGATTTGGATGGCACCTTACACCAGCAGGATATGTTCGGCAGCTTTCTGTTTTATCTCCTGCGTCGCCTGCCGCTGAACGTGCCGTTGGTTATTATGTTGCTGCCGCTGATTGGCGGCATGATGCTGATCAAAGGCAGCGCTGCCCGACAGCCGATGAGCCTGCTGTTATGGGGTATCACGTTTGGGCGTAGCGAGGCCCGGCTTCAGCGGCTACAAAGCGAATTTGTCGTCTGGTTCCGGCAAAAGGTGAGGGCATTCCCCATCGTCCAGCAGCGCCTCACGGATTATCTACACAGCCCGGATGCTGACGTCTGGCTAATTACAGGTTCACCGCAGCCGCTGGTTGAGAAGGTCTATTCTGATACGCCGTGGCTGCCGGAGGTGAAGGTTATTGCCACCCAGATAGCGAGAGCTTACGGAGGATGGGTGGTCACCCTGCGCTGCCTCGGGCATGAGAAGGTGGTTCAGCTGGAGCTGCATATTGGCGCTCCTCTGAGGCTTTACAGCGGCTACAGCGACAGCCATCAGGATAATCCGTTGCTCTATTTCTGCGAGCACCGCTGGCGCGTCACTCCCCAGGGAGAGCTGCAGCAGCTTGAGTGA
- the tadA gene encoding tRNA adenosine(34) deaminase TadA produces the protein MSETEFTHEHWMRHALTLAQRAWDEGEVPVGAVLVHNNQVIGEGWNRPIGRHDPTAHAEIMALRQGGLVLQNYRLLDTTLYVTLEPCVMCAGAMVHSRIGHLVFGARDAKTGAIGSLLDVLGHPGMNHQVQVIEGVLASECSAMLSDFFRARRLEKKALKEKAHRSD, from the coding sequence GTGTCAGAGACTGAATTTACCCATGAACACTGGATGCGCCATGCCCTGACGCTTGCTCAGCGCGCGTGGGACGAAGGTGAAGTTCCCGTCGGCGCGGTGCTGGTGCATAACAACCAGGTCATTGGCGAAGGCTGGAACCGCCCTATTGGTCGCCACGATCCTACGGCTCATGCTGAAATTATGGCTCTGCGTCAGGGGGGACTGGTGCTGCAAAACTATCGTCTGCTTGATACCACGCTGTATGTCACTCTCGAGCCCTGCGTCATGTGCGCGGGAGCCATGGTTCATAGCCGAATTGGTCACTTAGTGTTTGGCGCACGTGATGCTAAAACTGGCGCTATCGGCTCGCTGCTGGATGTTCTCGGTCACCCAGGAATGAACCATCAGGTGCAGGTTATTGAAGGGGTGCTTGCGTCAGAGTGCTCAGCCATGTTGAGCGATTTTTTTCGCGCTCGTCGTCTTGAGAAAAAGGCCCTAAAGGAAAAGGCCCATAGGTCGGATTAG
- the mltF gene encoding membrane-bound lytic murein transglycosylase MltF codes for MKRIKINYLLIGIVTLLLAVALWPSIPGFSQAENRIAAIKARGVLRVSTISSPLTWTMVNGKVTGLDYELAREFADYLGVKLKVVVRPNINALFDDLDNDKADLLAAGLVYNSSRSSNYQAGPTYYSVSQQMVYRVGSTRPKSLGGVKPSQLVLSSGQAVVSDLQKLKESQYPDLSWSIDTKQTSNQLLQQVVDSNIAFTISDSIAISLFQRVHPQLAVALDVTDEQPVTWFSARDGDDSMSAALLDFYNQISSNGTLARLEEKYLGHIGDFDYVDTRTFLNAVDAVLPDLQPLFEKYADEIDWPLLAAISYQESHWDIHATSPTGVRGLMMLTKNTAQSLGINDRLDAEQSISGGSRYLKDMMSKVPTTVPEYERIWFALAAYNMGYAHMLDARQLTAKQKGNPDSWADVKTRLPLLSLKPYYSKTTYGYARGHEAYAYVENIRKYQLSLEGYLQEKEKKAAQADKFAEAYPAVAPIELANPTYGPFPLGPFSQDDEREKNRSTWLSTLTQAPLQ; via the coding sequence TTGAAAAGAATAAAGATTAATTATCTGCTTATCGGTATCGTCACCTTGTTGCTGGCAGTGGCATTATGGCCCTCCATTCCAGGTTTCAGTCAGGCCGAAAACCGTATCGCCGCGATCAAAGCGCGGGGGGTTTTGCGCGTCAGTACAATTTCATCCCCGCTCACCTGGACGATGGTTAACGGCAAAGTGACCGGTCTTGACTATGAACTTGCCAGGGAGTTTGCGGACTATCTCGGCGTGAAGCTAAAAGTTGTCGTACGACCCAACATCAACGCGCTGTTTGATGACCTGGACAATGACAAAGCCGACCTGCTTGCCGCAGGCCTGGTGTACAACTCAAGCCGCAGCAGCAACTATCAGGCAGGGCCAACCTATTACTCAGTTTCCCAGCAGATGGTTTACCGCGTAGGCAGCACGCGTCCTAAGTCGCTCGGCGGCGTCAAGCCTTCTCAGCTGGTGCTCTCTTCCGGCCAGGCGGTAGTGAGCGATCTTCAGAAGTTGAAAGAGAGCCAGTACCCCGACCTGAGCTGGAGCATTGATACTAAACAGACCAGCAATCAGCTTCTGCAGCAGGTGGTGGACAGCAATATCGCCTTCACTATCTCTGACTCCATCGCCATCAGCCTGTTCCAGCGCGTGCATCCTCAGCTGGCCGTCGCCCTGGACGTGACCGATGAGCAACCCGTCACCTGGTTTTCGGCACGTGACGGCGACGACAGCATGAGCGCCGCCCTGCTCGACTTCTATAATCAGATTAGCAGCAACGGCACGCTGGCAAGGCTTGAGGAAAAGTACCTTGGCCATATCGGTGATTTTGATTACGTAGATACCCGAACCTTCCTGAACGCGGTGGATGCGGTTCTGCCGGATCTTCAGCCGCTGTTTGAAAAGTACGCCGACGAAATCGACTGGCCGCTGCTGGCCGCTATTTCCTATCAGGAGTCCCACTGGGATATTCACGCCACTTCGCCTACCGGCGTGCGCGGGCTGATGATGTTGACCAAGAATACGGCCCAAAGTCTTGGCATCAACGACAGGCTGGACGCTGAACAGAGCATCAGCGGCGGCAGCCGTTATCTGAAAGATATGATGAGCAAGGTGCCCACCACGGTCCCGGAATACGAGCGAATCTGGTTCGCGCTGGCGGCCTACAATATGGGCTATGCCCATATGCTTGATGCTCGCCAGTTAACCGCAAAACAAAAAGGCAATCCCGACAGTTGGGCCGATGTGAAAACACGCCTGCCGCTGCTGAGCCTTAAGCCTTATTACAGTAAAACAACCTATGGATATGCTCGTGGGCACGAGGCTTATGCGTATGTGGAAAACATCCGCAAGTATCAGCTAAGTCTGGAAGGGTATCTGCAGGAGAAAGAGAAAAAGGCGGCGCAGGCGGACAAATTTGCCGAGGCCTATCCTGCGGTCGCCCCGATAGAACTGGCTAATCCGACCTATGGGCCTTTTCCTTTAGGGCCTTTTTCTCAAGACGACGAGCGCGAAAAAAATCGCTCAACATGGCTGAGCACTCTGACGCAAGCACCCCTTCAATAA